Sequence from the Segatella copri genome:
CGATCTGAAAGAGCGCATGCTGAAGAGCATCAGCTTCCAGACCGCCTATTCACTGGGCGAGAATCTGGCTGCAACCTGTCTTGACCTGGCATGGCACAAGATTAGCGAGGAAGAGGTACCTTCACCTTATATGGCAGGCGCCTTCGAGAAGGAAGAGCTCCACAACATCGGTTTGCTCAACACCCAGATTCCTCCTCGCTACAGCACATCATACTTCAACCATGTATGGAGCGGCGGTTATGCAGCAGGCTATTACAGCTATCTCTGGACAGAGGTGCTGGCTGTGAACATCGCCGACTACTTTGCAAAGCATGGTGCCTTAGATCCAGCCGTTGGTCAGGCATTCCGCGATAAGATTCTGAGCCGTGGCAACACAAAGGACCAGATGGAAATGTTTACCGACTTTACAGGTATGGAGAAGCCAGATGCTTCCGGATTCCTGAAAGCAAGAGGTTTGTAATGCATAAAATTACAATATGAAACAGACCAGCTTTCATTCAGTAAAGTTGAAGATAAAGCGTACGGCACTACTGGTAGTAGGCCTTACGCTTTTTCAGATTAAAGGGTGTGTCATAAGTTAATGACACACCCTCTTTCTTTATCCTTTTACTGCCTGAGGTGTCCAGCTCTTCAGGAATCTGAGCACCTTTTCTTCGTTATATCCCTTCCCCTCTTCCAGAAAACTGGAATCCTGGATATGGAGAACCTTTCCGGTTTCATCGAGCACCACAAAGACCGGGAATCCGAAACGCTGAGGATTGTTCAGTCGTTTCATCAGCTGCTCAGCCTTCTTCACCGCCGCATCACCGGCAGTTTTTCTGCGATTGTAGTTCACATGAATATATTCAAAATGATCATTCACCATCTTGTTGACCGCAGCATTTTTCTCTACAAAATCGGCAAACTTCAAGCACCATGGGCACCAGTTACCACCTACCTGACAGATAACAAACTTGCCATTCTTCTTGGCTTTAGCCAAAGCCTCATCAATCTGAGCCATCGGATCGATCCTTTCATTATACACCTTCTTGAGAGCAGTCTGCACCTGAGCAGGTTTCAATGCTCCTGCCTGGTCGAGCGAATCCAGTTTCTTCATCATCTCCTCCGCCTTCACGGTAGAGAATGCAACCTTACCTTCCGGATTGATCAGATAAGAGGTAGGAATCCATGAGATGTGATAATCCTTGGAAATCTTAGTTTCCTTCCATTTCTTAAACTCACAGTATTGCAACCAGGTATACTGATTATCGCCCAGATATTTCTTCATCTTCGCCTCGTCGGTATCAAAAGAAACACCCACTACCTGGATCTTGGTATTGTATTTGTCATAGATAGCCTTCACCATCGGCATGTCTCTTCTGCAGTCTGGACACCAGGAAGCCCAGAAATCGAGCATGGTCCAGACACCCGGAACCGTCTTTCCATCTTTATCCTTCTGAGTCTTCTTATCTGAAAGCTGGAAGATTTTCTTCCCCGTCTTACTGTCAGTAATCGTGAAATCGGGAGCCTCGGTGCCTACAGGCAGTAAGTCAAGCAATGTCTGTGCTCTACCGACGACAGCCGTCGTCAGGAGCAAAAAGAATAATAGTTTCTTCATACAATTTTTCTGTTTTGTCTGTTACTTCAAATATATATTAATATTAACCATCGAAACTAGAACTGATAATAAATGAACGGCTGCACACTCTCCTGGGAAACCTCCACCACCATCTGCAGACAGATGATGAAGAGCAGCAGTTTAGCCACCCAAGGCAGGAGGATGAACCGCGCCTGAAGACGGTGATACTGGCGCTCGGTAAAGAGATAGCTCAGCATGACACCGATGATGCAAAGCGTCCAGGCAGGACGGGCATGGAAGAAAGGCACCAGATAATCGATACTGAAATCATTTGCCACCTTATCATACATCTTCCCCAACACACCCAAATCCTTGGCACGGAAGAACGACCAAGCAAAGCATATATATAAATAGGTGATGAGCCAGCTGAGGGAATTGCCTGCCAGCGTACGAGGAATGCTTATGCCCAACTGACGGCTGAAGAACTTATGCACCACAAGTCCGAAACCATGAAGAGCCCCCCAGATGACGAACATCCAGGAAGAGCCATGCCATAAACCTGCCACCAGCATGGTGAGGAAGTTGTTGAAATACATGCGCACCTTTCCCTTCCGGTTTCCACCCAGCGGAATATACACATAATCGCGGAACCAGAAGGAAAGCGAGATGTGCCAGCGACGCCAGAACTCGGTAACCGAGAGTGAGCGGTAAGGGAAATAGAAGTTGTCGGGCAAATAGAAACCCAGGATGGCTGCCACACCGATACTCATATCGCTGTATCCCGAGAAATCGAGGAAGATCTGGACTGGATATCCGAAGAGCGCTGCCAGATTCTCGAAACCCGAGAAGGTTTGCGGCGCATCAAACACCCAGTTGTTGAACTGTGCGATATAATCGCTCAGCATATTCTTCTTGACCAGTCCCAGCATGATGAGGAAAAGTCCCGTCCACAGCATTCTGCTGGAAGCCTGTTCGTTTCGTTTCAGTCTGGGTATCAGGTTGGCGGCACAGGTGATAGGACCCGCCATCAGCAGCGGAAAGAAGGTGAGATAGAAGCAATACTCCAGGAGCGTTACCTCCATGTCAAACTTGCGCTTATAGGTATCTACCGCATAGCTGATAGCCTGGAAGGTATAGAACGAGATACCTACAGGCAGAGCGATAGACTGCAGGGAGAAGTTGGTGCTGAACATCTCGTTGACTACATCGCCAATGATGAAATTGGTATATTTGAAATAGCACAGCAGAGCCAGGTCTACAAGCACCACGAAGGTGAGCAGCGCCTTGCGTGCCTTTCCCTCATGCAGTCTCATTTCCTGGGTTACGGCATAATTGATGCAAGCCGTAAGCGGCAGCATCCACATCACCATTCCGTTCACCTTATAGGCAAAGAAAAGGCTGAAGCAGATGACATACATCATCATGGCTGTGCGCGAATAGCTCTTGAGCAGGGTATAAATGGCAAGGAAGAAGATGAAGAGCAACGCAAACGGAATGCTGCCCATCATCAGCGGAGAATCTGCCTGATAAACAAACAGCCGCTCTATCCAATGCCACAAGGCACTTATTTCGAATGTTGAATAATTCATTTGTCTGTTCTGAAGATATTATTTATTGAACTCTTTCTTATATGGAGTCTTTATGGTTTACATGCTTTACCGCTGGAACCGTCTTGTCAGCAGCAGCCGAAGACGTTTTTCCTGCAGTTGCAGGTTCCTTGGTTGCAGCAGGACTTTCTGTGGTTTCAGGCACAGTTCCCTCTACAGGCCGAGAAAGAGAATCCTTCTTCACAGCCGTACTGTCAGCCCTGCGTTTGGTTCCAGGAGGCAAGATGGTAATCTGTCTGTATCTGCGGTCACGCTTATCC
This genomic interval carries:
- a CDS encoding thioredoxin-like domain-containing protein, whose product is MKKLLFFLLLTTAVVGRAQTLLDLLPVGTEAPDFTITDSKTGKKIFQLSDKKTQKDKDGKTVPGVWTMLDFWASWCPDCRRDMPMVKAIYDKYNTKIQVVGVSFDTDEAKMKKYLGDNQYTWLQYCEFKKWKETKISKDYHISWIPTSYLINPEGKVAFSTVKAEEMMKKLDSLDQAGALKPAQVQTALKKVYNERIDPMAQIDEALAKAKKNGKFVICQVGGNWCPWCLKFADFVEKNAAVNKMVNDHFEYIHVNYNRRKTAGDAAVKKAEQLMKRLNNPQRFGFPVFVVLDETGKVLHIQDSSFLEEGKGYNEEKVLRFLKSWTPQAVKG
- a CDS encoding MBOAT family O-acyltransferase, with the protein product MNYSTFEISALWHWIERLFVYQADSPLMMGSIPFALLFIFFLAIYTLLKSYSRTAMMMYVICFSLFFAYKVNGMVMWMLPLTACINYAVTQEMRLHEGKARKALLTFVVLVDLALLCYFKYTNFIIGDVVNEMFSTNFSLQSIALPVGISFYTFQAISYAVDTYKRKFDMEVTLLEYCFYLTFFPLLMAGPITCAANLIPRLKRNEQASSRMLWTGLFLIMLGLVKKNMLSDYIAQFNNWVFDAPQTFSGFENLAALFGYPVQIFLDFSGYSDMSIGVAAILGFYLPDNFYFPYRSLSVTEFWRRWHISLSFWFRDYVYIPLGGNRKGKVRMYFNNFLTMLVAGLWHGSSWMFVIWGALHGFGLVVHKFFSRQLGISIPRTLAGNSLSWLITYLYICFAWSFFRAKDLGVLGKMYDKVANDFSIDYLVPFFHARPAWTLCIIGVMLSYLFTERQYHRLQARFILLPWVAKLLLFIICLQMVVEVSQESVQPFIYYQF